From Plasmodium falciparum 3D7 genome assembly, chromosome: 9, one genomic window encodes:
- a CDS encoding serine/threonine protein kinase, FIKK family, whose product MKFIGVLFLFLLNVIIYETNIILNDKIFERYNRSLSVFIRDNNKDEEGTKELLLRKIEKEEEVYDLKDVRNDYMNDSIKDNNNHSTNDYLKGTTTDSTKFHIYDNIKCTLQYDKNDSTKNVIYDSTNTTVIEDSNGKKNNDEGDYSLCNKKKKKRRKKKIEMKDNNNNNNSINNNNLYDEKTENVQIEKVVNRPPYVDIAKSLNEDDNVSNNSYDNFDMKTNIISDLEQEIKNKCIFNWDIGKETLLKMFDMSENFEINDVNYESWILHKVPTKNYSERSGRVQEMFKVVINSKDGSGNDIRLFVKKIPIKVWVKQYNLMKKYNGEYVFGSENFIMEAMALSFLTEYYPGIAPKLYKVLIEPDNIYYYKGITKEKMFDNMNTLNEILSKGIKDDINGNIVIVSELFGKDIKKFLFTENENILAIIDNNNKKKYLIESLKLLVRLHEAGLAHLDFTPENILIKKNGGMRLCDFGKSTPVYSYNLRHIKNENGLCYFESCIPSIGKVAYIPPECWEIKKLHKTEKIRNPYTSLRNITDQGERKRFYFDVLAADKFMVATFFIWLWNEGHLWDKATASQDEIFFKIVEKGMNLKALELTRKWPRELKSIIKNLISLESRKSFNLKDLIDHPWFTNK is encoded by the exons ATGAAATTTATTGGagtgttatttttatttttacta AATGTGATTATATATGAAAccaatataattttaaatgataaaatatttgaaagATATAACAGAAGCTTATCTGTATTTATAagggataataataaagatgaagAAGGGACTAAAGAATTGTTATTACGTAAAAtcgaaaaagaagaagaagtaTATGATTTAAAGGATGTTAGAAATGATTATATGAATGATAGTATtaaggataataataatcattctACAAATGATTATTTAAAAGGTACTACAACAGATAGTAcaaaatttcatatatatgataatataaaatgtactttacaatatgataaaaatgatagtacaaaaaatgttatatatgatTCAACAAATACAACTGTGATTGAGGATTctaatggaaaaaaaaataatgatgaaggTGATTATTCGTTatgcaataaaaaaaaaaagaagaggaggaaaaaaaaaatagaaatgaaagataataataataataacaatagtattaataataataatttatatgatgaaaaaactGAAAATGTGCAAATTGAAAAAGTAGTAAATAGACCTCCATATGTAGATATAGCAAAGTCTTTGAACGAAGACGATAATGTTTCAAATAATTCTTATGATAATTTTGATATGAAGACAAATATTATTAGCGATTTAGaacaagaaataaaaaataaatgtatatttaattgGGATATTGGTAAAGAGACTCTTTTGAAAATGTTTGATATGTCTGAAAATTTTGAAATTAATGATGTGAATTATGAAAGTTGGATTTTGCATAAGGTGCCTACCAAAAATTATAGTGAGAGAAGTGGTAGAGTTCAAGAGATGTTTAAAGTAGTTATTAATTCAAAAGATGGTTCTGGTAATGATATAAGATTATTTGTTAAAAAGATACCTATAAAGGTATGGGTAAAgcaatataatttaatgaagaaatataatGGAGAATATGTATTTGGTTCAGAAAATTTCATAATGGAAGCAATggcattatcatttttaactGAATATTATCCTGGTATAGCAcctaaattatataaagtatTAATTGAACCagacaatatatattattataaaggtataacaaaagaaaaaatgtttgataatatgaatacattaaatgaaatattatctAAAGGAATAAAAGATGATATAAACGGAAATATTGTGATAGTATCAGAATTATTTGGtaaagatattaaaaaatttttatttacagaaaatgaaaatattttagctattatagataataataataaaaaaaaatatcttattgaatcattaaaattattagtaAGATTACATGAAGCTGGTTTAGCACATCTTGATTTTACGCCTgagaatatattaataaagaaaaatggaGGTATGCGATTGTGCGATTTTGGTAAAAGTACTCCtgtttattcatataatttgaGACATATAAAAAACGAAAATGGTTTATGTTATTTTGAATCGTGTATTCCTAGTATTGGAAAAGTTGCATATATACCACCGGAATGCTGGGAAATTAAGAAATTACATAAAACAGAGAAAATAAGAAATCCATATACAAGTTTACGTAATATAACAGATCAAGGTGAAAGAAAACGCTTTTATTTTGATGTTTTAGCTGCTGACAAATTTATGGTTGCAACCTTTTTTATATGGTTGTGGAATGAAGGACATTTATGGGATAAGGCTACTGCTTCACAAGatgaaatttttttcaaaattgtAGAAAAAGGTATGAATCTAAAGGCATTGGAATTAACAAGAAAATGGCCACGTGAATTAAAATCTATAATTAag aATCTAATATCACTTGAGAGTAGGAAGagttttaatttaaaagattTAATTGATCACCCATGGTTTaccaataaataa
- a CDS encoding serine/threonine protein kinase, FIKK family, whose amino-acid sequence MEIKCPLKYIKNKYNNKYIGLFLNLKGFVMYLLVISLYFFFLFLTEIQNKCIAKGCVNIICPRKLAESNIANERSSYSFFNRLFKKKKTKRQKRKIEDEKIEKEETEEEKSKIKKESKDITNENSKYEKNQNNLRCQDNNNIVSRIYDNGMNKKELLFTEYNKKDDSYIYMKVIDITPNKNNENLNANVDAIVPCVSELEKRLNSENKIIYNWELGNKTVNEFLGHADNFEMNGVNYYDWKLTTIPTKGYNTERGRGHEMFKAVIPSNGGDKKDDITLFIKKIPINLWIKQYDLMNMLYGEYLMGGENFVMEVMVYAFLTKYYPGISPKLYKVLFVPEDRCNFLNISTSHMSKDIISFNYILNRMLIKNMKGYVVMVSEYYGKDTYKYLRKKGGIYRDISENERKKIIHEWIKLVSRLHDTGLSHLDISPENTLIGENHKMRLCDFAKSTPLYTYYLRHRKNPNGLCLFQSCCPTVGKPKYEPPECVDLWRKLKEMKINNALMHLRNIEDQEERKKYYFDVECVDKYMLGIMLIWIWDYKYLWNKADSLEDNDFILFKENNMNLDIFPTTQTWPEELKYIISQLLVLETRKNLQFKDLINHPWFSCNE is encoded by the exons ATGGAAATAAAATGTCCCCTTAagtatataaagaataaatacaataataaatatattggtctttttttgaatttaaaAGGTTTTGTTATGTATCTTTTGGTTAtctcattatattttttcttttta TTTTTGAcagaaatacaaaataaatgtattgcAAAAGGATgcgtaaatattatatgccCAAGAAAATTAGCTGAAAGTAATATAGCTAATGAGAGATCGAGTTATTCCTTCTTTAATcgtttatttaaaaaaaaaaaaacaaaaagacagaaaagaaaaatagaaGATGAGAAAATAGAAAAGGAAGAAacagaagaagaaaaaagtaaaattaaaaaggaatCAAAAGATATAACAAATGAAAATtctaaatatgaaaaaaatcaaaataatttaagatgtcaagataataataatatagtgAGTagaatatatgataatggtatgaataaaaaggaattattatttactgaatataataaaaaagatgattCATATATCTATATGAAAGTTATAGATATAACACcaaataagaataatgagAATTTAAATGCTAATGTGGATGCCATAGTTCCTTGTGTAAGTGAATTAGAGAAACGATTGAATTCggaaaacaaaattatatataattgggAATTAGGAAATAAAACTGTAAATGAATTTCTTGGTCATGCAGATAATTTTGAAATGAATGGagtaaattattatgattggAAATTAACTACTATTCCAACAAAAGGTTATAATACGGAGAGAGGTAGGGGCCACGAAATGTTTAAAGCAGTTATTCCTTCGAATGGAGGTGATAAGAAGGATGATAtaacattatttattaagaAGATACCTATAAATTTATGGATAAAACAATATGATTTAATGAATATGTTATATGGAGAATATTTGATGGGTGGAGAAAATTTTGTAATGGAAGTTATGGTATACGCttttttaacaaaatattatcCAGGTATATCACCAAAATTGTATAAAGTATTATTTGTACCAGAAGATAGGTGtaactttttaaatatttcaacATCACATATGAGTAAggatattatttcatttaattatatattaaataggatgttaataaagaatatgaaaGGATATGTAGTAATGGTTTCAGAATATTATGGTAAGGATACCTACaaatatttaagaaaaaaagggGGAATATATCGTGATATTAGtgaaaatgaaagaaaaaaaataatacatgaaTGGATAAAATTAGTAAGTAGGTTGCATGATACTGGGTTGTCTCATCTTGATATATCTCCTGAAAATACATTAATTGGTGAAAATCACAAAATGCGTTTATGTGATTTTGCTAAAAGTACAcctttatatacatattatttgaGACATCGTAAGAATCCAAATGGATTATGTTTATTTCAATCTTGTTGTCCCACCGTTGGAAAACCAAAATATGAACCACCAGAATGCGTAGATCTGTGgagaaaattaaaagaaatgaaaattaATAACGCTTTAATGCATTTAAGGAATATAGAAGATCAAgaagaaaggaaaaaatattattttgatgtTGAATGTGttgataaatatatgctTGGTATTATGTTAATATGGATATGGGATTACAAATATTTATGGAATAAAGCTGATTCTTTGGAAGATAAcgattttatattattcaaggAGAACAACATGAACTTGGATATTTTCCCAACAACGCAAACTTGGCCagaagaattaaaatatataatatca caATTGTTAGTATTAGAAACACGGAAGAATTTACAGTTCAAGGATTTAATTAATCACCCATGGTTTTCATGTAATGagtaa